A window of Elgaria multicarinata webbii isolate HBS135686 ecotype San Diego chromosome 2, rElgMul1.1.pri, whole genome shotgun sequence contains these coding sequences:
- the ARF6 gene encoding ADP-ribosylation factor 6 yields MGKVLSKIFGNKEMRILMLGLDAAGKTTILYKLKLGQAVTTIPTVGFNVETVTYKNVKFNVWDVGGQDKIRPLWRHYYTGTQGLIFVVDCADRDRIDEARQELHRIINDREMRDAIILIFANKQDLPDAMKPHEIQEKLGLTRIRDRNWYVQPSCATSGDGLYEGLTWLTSNYKS; encoded by the coding sequence ATGGGCAAGGTGCTGTCCAAGATCTTTGGCAACAAGGAGATGCGGATTTTGATGCTGGGCCTGGACGCGGCCGGGAAGACCACCATCCTCTACAAACTGAAGCTGGGCCAGGCGGTCACGACCATCCCAACCGTGGGCTTCAACGTGGAGACGGTGACTTACAAAAACGTCAAGTTTAACGTGTGGGATGTGGGGGGCCAGGATAAGATCCGGCCGCTGTGGCGGCACTACTACACAGGCACTCAGGGCCTGATATTCGTGGTGGACTGCGCTGACCGGGACCGCATTGACGAGGCCCGCCAGGAATTGCACCGCATAATCAATGACCGAGAGATGCGGGATGCTATCATCCTTATCTTCGCCAATAAGCAGGACCTTCCTGACGCCATGAAGCCGCACGAGATCCAAGAGAAACTGGGCCTGACCCGAATTAGGGATAGGAATTGGTACGTTCAGCCGTCCTGTGCCACCTCGGGCGATGGACTCTATGAAGGGCTGACATGGTTAACATCTAATTATAAATCCtaa